The Pseudomonas fulva 12-X sequence ACGTAACTCTTATCACCATCAACCCATTTAAAGCCTTCAATCAAGTACCCAATGATTTCCTTATATTTATCCTGATGATCTTGTTCAGCAATAGCCATTGTCCCTTTTGAAACATGGTAACTTTTGACAGACACCAACAGAGACAATAACGATGCAAGCAATGCTCCAATAGCAATATAATCAGAAATATTCAACTCTTCGCTCACAAGCAATTATTTAGACAACATCATCTAGGAAGGAAAACGAGCTTTCTCATTACAGTAGGCAACAAGCTCTAAAAAGCAGAGCTCGAATAATGAGAGTAAAGAGCAGGAGATATTCAACACTCAAGCGCCACCTACTTTTACTCTGTCATACTTAAGGACCAACTAACTCAGCCAGCTTGGCCGCAACATCTGCCATTGAATCGTCAGCGGTATTAAGACCGGATCGAGAGCCGAGCAAGGGGCTAATATTACGAAGAGCCTCATAAGTCGTTTCATGAACAATAGGAACAAGAAGATCACGGGCCAAGAGCGCCGAAAGCTCCTTGTCGGCGATACCTTCGCCCTGAACTCGGCGTAATAGAGAAGGCGTTACCAAAACAATCCCGACTCGAGACTTAGCTAATCCTTTATCGATTTCACGGAGCAATGACGAACCGAGGGCAACATCTTTTTCGCTGAACCAGACGGAAACTCCACGCTGTTCGAGCAAATCATGCAACTCCTTAGCAGCTCCTTTGCGATCATCCCAAGCATGGCAAAGAAATATGTCACGGCGGTCTGGGGAAGGAATGCGACTCTCAACGCTATCACGGACGGGAGCCAGTGCCCTCACCTCTGAGGGCGTGTATATCAATGAAGAACCAGCAGGCGACCAACGAGGCCTAGCGCTACCGCTTCCACCTCCGCTGCGTCCACTGCTTCCGCTACCACTTGAATACGGCGATGAGTAGGAAGGCGATGAATAAGAAGAGTATCCACGTGTACGCCCCCTACAAGCTGGGCATGCTTCAGCTGCACTTGAAGATTGGTGGCCCCTCACTGGTGCTGTACATCTAGCCATGTGTAGTCCCTTTGCTGAAAGAATTTCCTAAAGGCGGAAGCCTGGTGGCTAAACGCTAGCCACCTACCTGCGATATGTCCAATTGGCTAGTCGAAAAAGCGTCGAAAACACTTCAGCTTAAAGCGGAATAAAGCGTGTAAAATCTGCGCCCAAGCAAGCAATGCAGGGGCTTTGCGGAGCATCGCCAGAGCTGGAAAGGGTACGTCCCCATTAGCCCGCGCCAGGCGGATACAAAAAGCCCTGCCTTTGCAGGGCTTTTTTGTATCCGCCTGGCGTACGGCATACTTGGTCCAGCAACGCCTACCACGGTTAATACGGACAACAAGACGATGAGCAAGCAACGCGCTTACCCGCTAGTAGTAATGGTTATCGCTTTTCTTCTTTCTAGCCTTTGTCACGCCGCGCAGGTGGTCGATGTGCTGGGGCGTAGCGTGGAGGTGGCGTTGCCAGCCAAGCGGGTGGTGTTGGGGTTCAATTTCGAGGATTACGCGG is a genomic window containing:
- a CDS encoding toll/interleukin-1 receptor domain-containing protein codes for the protein MRALAPVRDSVESRIPSPDRRDIFLCHAWDDRKGAAKELHDLLEQRGVSVWFSEKDVALGSSLLREIDKGLAKSRVGIVLVTPSLLRRVQGEGIADKELSALLARDLLVPIVHETTYEALRNISPLLGSRSGLNTADDSMADVAAKLAELVGP